The following proteins come from a genomic window of Acetivibrio cellulolyticus CD2:
- a CDS encoding dockerin type I domain-containing protein, with translation MQNKTTKNSVLKKLAPIVLSTVLVSQLFTGFVSGESPDNFVDNSQLPAFPPIRDQGDLPTCEAFSGVYYQMTHMVALQKGWDTKNDPTDTKKFSPKFNSTIVNKTSTLRGKAPYPSLKTFGAMTWNDLPYSGNAKDPKSYLECPTELDKWKNAMNYRIDKTGYVDFSDGTDTPISGPDDPDLLSIKKLLREGQVLTFGTYIDQWQYNPAYIYTKDSLMAKMMADKDITPISAGDLIKDDPNTIADNIDDINTPENEIVVGKKYCYMQNGTDSLSYHEMTVVGYSDDVWCDINMNNKVEIQEKGAFKIANSWGPEWADEGFIYLSYDALNKVSSVPDISQSKSFTSKARVGAIDDNQFKWISVRENYSPKLTAEFTVNHNCVEQLYIEMGYSNSNDSKPSMYLEQSITPGGNCSFDGTDNPNCDASIALDLTDCQKLSNPALKWYLQITDTMADGKKCVLKSFRIIDNRTGAVMTSAENFPLEIDGSTVTIPIQIQKNADPFSSWNLMPSQTGGRLNAAYATHDGTLYAFGGITYVENEGRVCESKEISSFKDGVWTTKTLMGKQLSNKKAHTINNKIYVTDNTSEGLCIYEYTPSDNLWQLKTTSNINRFVDSAVVNGKLYIFDMGEGLFEYNSETNILNKVSEFPFETSNFKVAAANNKIYIFGGTFSRVSNNYDYSNYVWEYDPQNNTWLQKKDMQYTKFDFQAISLNNKIYLFVQDKYYSNSEKKGICDSIIEEYNPDKDTWTIKDNILPFKNYSFNIVKTDDKILFISNYDTFNPQSPKLYATYDPNVLFKKEDINGDGDLNMSDLMIIAVSFNTIVGDPKYNSRCDLNSDGQINMQDVMLFNIALNQ, from the coding sequence ATGCAAAACAAAACAACTAAAAACAGTGTACTAAAAAAATTGGCACCAATTGTTTTATCAACCGTTTTGGTTTCCCAACTTTTTACTGGATTTGTTTCAGGAGAGTCACCCGATAATTTCGTAGACAACAGTCAGCTTCCGGCATTTCCACCAATTCGAGATCAGGGTGATTTACCTACTTGTGAAGCATTCTCTGGGGTATATTATCAAATGACTCATATGGTAGCCCTTCAAAAAGGATGGGATACCAAAAACGATCCCACCGATACGAAAAAATTCTCACCCAAGTTTAATTCTACTATCGTTAATAAAACATCCACACTCAGAGGTAAAGCTCCTTATCCTTCATTAAAAACCTTCGGAGCCATGACGTGGAATGATCTCCCATACTCTGGTAATGCTAAGGATCCCAAAAGCTATCTTGAATGTCCCACAGAATTAGACAAATGGAAAAATGCAATGAATTACAGAATAGACAAAACAGGATATGTAGACTTCAGTGACGGAACAGATACACCCATTTCAGGTCCCGATGATCCTGATCTCTTATCAATTAAGAAATTATTGAGGGAAGGTCAAGTTCTTACATTTGGCACTTATATCGATCAATGGCAGTATAACCCTGCTTATATATATACAAAAGATTCTCTAATGGCTAAAATGATGGCTGATAAGGACATTACACCGATTTCTGCGGGTGATCTAATAAAGGATGATCCGAATACAATAGCTGATAATATTGATGATATAAATACTCCAGAGAATGAAATTGTTGTCGGAAAAAAATACTGTTATATGCAAAATGGAACTGATAGTTTATCATATCATGAAATGACCGTAGTAGGTTATTCTGATGATGTCTGGTGTGATATTAACATGAATAACAAAGTAGAAATTCAGGAAAAAGGGGCTTTTAAAATCGCCAACTCCTGGGGCCCCGAATGGGCTGATGAAGGCTTTATATATCTTTCATACGATGCATTGAATAAAGTTTCATCGGTTCCTGATATAAGCCAGTCTAAGTCTTTTACAAGTAAAGCTAGAGTAGGTGCTATAGATGATAATCAATTCAAATGGATAAGTGTTCGTGAAAATTATTCTCCCAAGTTAACAGCAGAGTTTACAGTAAACCATAATTGTGTAGAACAGCTGTATATAGAAATGGGATATTCAAACTCCAATGATTCTAAACCTTCTATGTATTTGGAGCAAAGTATCACCCCAGGAGGAAATTGTTCATTCGACGGTACAGACAATCCGAATTGCGATGCATCTATTGCTCTTGACCTAACAGACTGTCAAAAACTAAGCAATCCTGCTTTGAAATGGTATCTGCAAATAACCGATACAATGGCAGATGGTAAGAAGTGTGTTCTAAAAAGCTTCAGAATCATCGATAACAGAACTGGAGCTGTAATGACCTCTGCAGAAAACTTTCCGCTTGAAATAGATGGAAGCACAGTAACAATTCCAATACAGATACAGAAAAATGCTGATCCTTTTTCAAGCTGGAATCTTATGCCCTCTCAAACAGGTGGAAGGCTAAATGCTGCATATGCGACCCATGATGGTACCTTATATGCATTTGGCGGTATTACCTATGTTGAGAATGAAGGACGAGTATGCGAAAGCAAGGAAATATCTTCCTTCAAGGATGGAGTATGGACAACTAAAACCTTAATGGGCAAACAACTTTCTAACAAAAAAGCACATACCATAAATAATAAGATTTATGTTACAGATAATACTAGTGAAGGATTATGCATATATGAATACACACCTTCAGATAATTTGTGGCAGTTAAAAACCACTAGTAATATTAATAGATTTGTAGATTCTGCTGTTGTTAATGGAAAGCTTTATATTTTCGATATGGGCGAAGGATTATTTGAATACAATAGCGAAACGAATATACTGAACAAGGTATCCGAGTTTCCATTCGAAACTTCAAATTTCAAAGTAGCTGCTGCAAACAATAAAATTTACATTTTCGGTGGAACTTTTTCTAGAGTGTCCAACAATTATGATTATTCTAACTATGTATGGGAATATGACCCTCAGAATAATACTTGGCTGCAAAAGAAGGATATGCAGTATACCAAATTTGATTTTCAGGCAATTTCTTTAAATAATAAAATATATTTGTTTGTCCAGGATAAATATTATTCAAATTCTGAAAAAAAAGGTATCTGTGATTCAATCATAGAAGAGTATAACCCTGATAAAGATACATGGACTATAAAAGATAATATTCTACCGTTTAAAAATTATTCCTTTAATATTGTAAAAACTGATGATAAAATCCTATTTATAAGTAATTACGATACATTTAATCCACAAAGTCCAAAACTATATGCAACCTATGATCCTAATGTGCTCTTTAAGAAAGAAGATATCAATGGAGACGGGGATCTAAATATGTCGGATCTTATGATTATTGCTGTCAGCTTCAATACCATTGTCGGTGATCCAAAATACAACTCACGTTGTGATTTGAATAGTGACGGTCAAATCAATATGCAAGATGTCATGTTATTTAATATTGCATTAAACCAATAG
- a CDS encoding DUF805 domain-containing protein, with protein MEWYLKVLKQYADFSGRARRKEYWMFYLFNCIIAFVLLIPFAFINDTKVILFIGLYFIYALGVMIPSIAVLVRRLHDIDKSGWWYFISFVPFIGSIWLLVLLCTEGTRGRNSYGPDPKETEIVDISF; from the coding sequence TTGGAATGGTATTTGAAAGTTTTAAAGCAGTATGCTGATTTTAGTGGGAGGGCTAGACGCAAGGAATATTGGATGTTTTATTTGTTTAACTGTATTATAGCGTTTGTATTACTTATTCCTTTTGCGTTTATTAATGATACGAAAGTTATTTTGTTTATTGGTTTATATTTTATATATGCGTTAGGAGTGATGATTCCTTCAATTGCAGTTTTAGTTCGAAGACTTCATGATATTGATAAGTCAGGATGGTGGTATTTTATAAGTTTTGTACCGTTTATTGGTTCAATATGGTTATTAGTTCTACTTTGCACGGAAGGTACTAGAGGTAGGAACTCATATGGTCCTGATCCGAAGGAAACTGAAATAGTTGATATTAGTTTTTAA
- a CDS encoding YdcF family protein yields MRYKLLLLAGVLGIIDSLFVSAIVPKIFNLEVLLPGITGLAFVVYAVIKLKKPAFRIIKHDILRRIAACLTVFCIIFFILIESIIVLGGVDESNTSVDYVVVLGAGLDSRDKPSGPLRLRLDKCIDYVSKNPFVKIIVSGGQGFDEEVSEAFAMKEYLVSNGVNQKNIIMEEQSTNTLENIKNTKALIENLPDEKSNNVLIVTNRFHLFRAKMLAERFGFKAYGMPCITPLYTIPNNYLREFFAVIKSWVFDK; encoded by the coding sequence ATGAGATATAAACTATTACTTTTGGCAGGTGTTTTAGGTATAATCGATTCACTGTTTGTAAGTGCAATAGTACCTAAAATATTCAATCTGGAGGTTTTGCTGCCAGGTATTACAGGACTAGCTTTTGTAGTATACGCAGTAATAAAACTTAAGAAGCCTGCATTCAGAATAATAAAGCATGACATCCTGCGAAGAATAGCAGCTTGTTTAACAGTGTTTTGTATTATATTTTTTATACTGATCGAAAGTATAATTGTTTTGGGTGGTGTGGACGAGTCAAACACTTCTGTTGACTATGTAGTTGTACTTGGAGCAGGTCTGGATAGCAGGGATAAACCTTCAGGGCCACTTCGGTTAAGGCTGGATAAATGTATAGACTATGTATCCAAAAATCCTTTCGTAAAGATTATTGTTTCCGGGGGACAGGGATTTGATGAGGAGGTCTCTGAGGCATTTGCAATGAAAGAATATCTGGTAAGCAACGGTGTAAATCAGAAGAATATAATAATGGAAGAACAGTCTACAAATACATTAGAGAATATAAAGAATACTAAGGCCTTGATTGAAAACTTACCTGACGAAAAAAGTAATAATGTGCTGATTGTAACAAATAGATTCCATTTATTTAGAGCTAAAATGCTGGCAGAAAGGTTTGGATTTAAAGCATATGGGATGCCATGCATAACACCTCTATACACAATACCCAATAACTATCTTAGAGAATTTTTTGCAGTAATAAAATCCTGGGTTTTTGATAAATAG
- a CDS encoding LCP family glycopolymer transferase translates to MKCIYDMEFIFLYNDNSLSLEEMKKFEEHLDSCERCRGIISRDKSVMDFIKKEESMENTSFSKAKLMDSIPFGMYSKNTVKYRVLSLFNKVIPSKPTLVKVAVAVIMLALILNNQAIISNISNKADSILNHKGVENAQTHGISGVEKPRLTEGKLSANGVVSRDSTNVMIIGEDKPGVYDTIGVLSIDEKSKNLKIIMISRDVNIDYSSYVENKLSIDRGLDISEDTTISSAHKIASQIGYKGKFQSGSVSFLSDVIKERFGITVDQYVKLEFDGLSQIVDLFGGVDIDIPYGMNYDDPAKGLSIHLKKGMQHLDGKNAECFVRYSLRYPRYGSSYNSERDNNQAAFIKAFIKQKVTASNIDKLPQLFNILDKNMEHSFDIKNSLEFYIQYLKDLASDSYTIDTLSITDDD, encoded by the coding sequence ATGAAATGCATATATGACATGGAATTTATATTTTTATATAATGATAATTCCTTAAGCCTTGAGGAAATGAAGAAATTTGAAGAGCATCTTGACTCATGCGAAAGATGCAGGGGGATTATATCAAGAGATAAATCTGTAATGGATTTTATTAAAAAGGAAGAAAGCATGGAAAATACAAGCTTTTCAAAGGCTAAATTAATGGATAGCATTCCTTTTGGAATGTATAGTAAAAATACTGTAAAATACCGTGTGCTTTCACTTTTTAATAAAGTAATTCCAAGTAAACCTACATTGGTAAAAGTAGCAGTAGCAGTTATAATGCTAGCGCTTATCCTGAATAATCAGGCTATAATTTCAAATATTTCGAACAAAGCGGACTCAATTTTGAATCATAAGGGCGTAGAAAATGCACAGACTCATGGTATATCCGGTGTTGAAAAGCCTCGTCTTACAGAAGGAAAGCTTTCTGCAAACGGTGTTGTCAGTAGAGACAGTACGAATGTTATGATTATTGGAGAGGATAAGCCTGGGGTATACGATACAATTGGTGTACTAAGTATCGATGAAAAGAGTAAAAATTTAAAAATTATAATGATATCGAGAGATGTTAATATTGATTACAGTTCTTACGTAGAAAACAAACTGTCAATTGATAGAGGTTTGGATATCTCAGAAGACACTACGATAAGCAGTGCACATAAAATTGCTTCGCAAATAGGGTATAAAGGAAAGTTCCAATCAGGTTCGGTAAGCTTTCTTTCAGATGTGATTAAAGAGAGGTTCGGTATAACTGTTGATCAATATGTTAAACTTGAATTTGATGGACTAAGCCAGATTGTAGACCTTTTTGGAGGTGTTGATATTGATATACCTTATGGTATGAACTACGATGACCCGGCCAAAGGCCTTTCAATTCACCTGAAAAAAGGTATGCAGCACTTAGACGGGAAAAATGCTGAATGTTTTGTAAGGTATAGTCTACGTTACCCTAGGTACGGGTCATCTTATAATAGTGAAAGAGACAACAATCAGGCAGCTTTTATAAAGGCATTCATAAAGCAGAAAGTAACAGCTTCCAATATCGATAAACTACCTCAATTATTTAATATCCTTGATAAAAATATGGAGCACAGCTTTGATATAAAAAACAGTTTGGAATTTTATATACAGTACCTGAAAGATTTAGCTTCAGATAGTTACACCATAGACACCTTAAGTATTACAGATGATGACTAA
- a CDS encoding RNA polymerase sigma factor, which yields MKTDEEIIKDILAGNEESFSFLIDKYYPKLMTFCMKLFITREDAEDIIQEVFIKVYKSLYKYNSNWAFNTWIYKIAVNTLKDIRKRKVIKATELNIEIFTENNDFQDGCIDSIQNKELVRSILASMDQDLKTMMILRYYQEFSFKEIGLIFNMSADAVKMKIFRARERLCKDYSIKYYGGGINEMHI from the coding sequence ATGAAAACTGACGAAGAAATTATTAAAGACATATTGGCAGGAAATGAAGAAAGCTTTTCATTCCTTATAGATAAATACTATCCAAAGCTTATGACTTTTTGTATGAAGTTATTTATTACAAGAGAGGATGCCGAGGATATCATCCAGGAAGTTTTTATAAAAGTATATAAAAGCCTTTATAAATATAATAGCAACTGGGCTTTTAATACCTGGATATATAAGATTGCTGTAAATACTTTAAAAGACATTAGGAAAAGAAAAGTAATAAAAGCCACTGAGCTGAACATTGAAATATTTACAGAAAATAATGATTTTCAGGATGGGTGTATTGATTCCATACAAAATAAGGAGCTTGTCAGGTCAATTCTTGCTTCTATGGACCAGGACTTAAAAACCATGATGATTCTTCGATACTATCAGGAATTTTCATTTAAGGAAATTGGACTTATATTCAATATGTCTGCAGACGCAGTAAAAATGAAGATTTTCAGAGCAAGAGAGCGGTTATGCAAAGATTATTCTATAAAGTATTATGGGGGTGGTATTAATGAAATGCATATATGA
- a CDS encoding aldo/keto reductase → MLAKGYRDRVKISTKMPPYLIKKYEDFDKIFNVQLERLQTDHIDYYFMHMLTDLNIWNRLVNLGVQKWIEEKKQKGQIVNAGFSYHGGKDEFKKIVDAYDWDFCMIQYNYLDENNQAGKSGLQYASAKGLPVMIMEPLRGGKLVTNLPKEVYNAFEKAHVKRSPAEWALRWIWNHPEVTLVLSGMNSMEMVDENIRVASQAEANSFAEEDFKLFEKVRNILIEKIKIPCTGCSYCMPCPKGVDIPTCFSCYNDREIEGKMKARVNYISHTSLKTQTNNASLCSKCGKCETHCPQNIKIRDELSKVSKAMEGFIYKPLRVIVKLFMKV, encoded by the coding sequence GTGCTTGCAAAAGGCTATCGTGATCGTGTTAAAATTTCAACAAAAATGCCACCCTATTTGATAAAAAAATATGAGGACTTCGATAAGATTTTTAATGTGCAGTTAGAGCGGCTGCAGACAGATCATATAGATTATTATTTTATGCATATGTTGACCGATCTTAACATATGGAACAGGCTTGTAAATCTCGGTGTTCAGAAATGGATAGAAGAAAAGAAACAAAAGGGCCAGATTGTTAATGCCGGTTTTTCGTACCATGGAGGCAAGGATGAATTCAAAAAAATAGTTGATGCGTATGACTGGGATTTTTGTATGATTCAGTACAATTATTTGGATGAAAACAATCAAGCGGGAAAAAGTGGGCTGCAATACGCTTCTGCTAAAGGTTTGCCTGTCATGATTATGGAACCTTTACGAGGTGGCAAGTTGGTGACAAACCTTCCAAAAGAAGTTTATAATGCATTCGAAAAGGCGCATGTTAAGCGTTCGCCAGCTGAATGGGCATTACGCTGGATATGGAATCACCCGGAAGTAACATTGGTATTATCAGGAATGAACTCTATGGAGATGGTAGACGAAAATATAAGGGTTGCATCGCAGGCTGAAGCTAATTCCTTTGCTGAAGAAGATTTTAAATTGTTTGAAAAGGTACGGAATATATTAATTGAAAAAATAAAAATTCCATGTACAGGCTGCAGCTATTGTATGCCATGTCCGAAGGGTGTAGACATTCCTACTTGCTTTTCCTGTTATAATGATCGGGAGATTGAAGGCAAAATGAAGGCACGTGTAAATTATATATCGCATACAAGTTTGAAGACACAGACCAATAATGCTTCACTATGCTCAAAGTGTGGGAAATGTGAAACACATTGTCCTCAAAATATAAAAATAAGAGATGAACTTTCAAAGGTTTCGAAGGCTATGGAAGGCTTTATCTATAAACCTTTAAGGGTTATAGTGAAACTGTTTATGAAAGTGTAA
- a CDS encoding glycyl-radical enzyme activating protein, with the protein MRYFDISWCSTKDGPGRRVVLFLQGCPLCCTWCHSPHSQSIGAPVLFFREYCTGCGKCRAVCKAGCFIVNGENHYFNETNCVRCGKCVLNCSHGALAYNLREGTPEEIFKEIKAELILLRNIGGITLSGGEPMLQYLEAKELLKLCKGMGAHTAIETSGAVNIKCFEELLEYVDCWLFGLKQTDAEKCCAMTGADFNNIEQNLNFLASLVPDKIIIRTPIIEGFTDDIYNIQRIYEIMLSHSLNTIELLPYNPHTGHYYKAMGKDFDEQKFKLPSEDILKNIVNILKLKGINIKLLV; encoded by the coding sequence ATGAGATATTTTGATATTTCATGGTGTTCAACTAAAGACGGCCCTGGTAGAAGGGTTGTTCTTTTTTTGCAGGGCTGTCCGTTATGCTGTACATGGTGTCATTCTCCCCATTCACAGTCAATAGGCGCTCCTGTGCTCTTTTTCAGAGAATACTGTACAGGCTGTGGAAAGTGCAGGGCTGTTTGCAAAGCGGGATGCTTTATAGTAAACGGCGAGAATCACTATTTTAATGAAACTAATTGTGTAAGATGCGGTAAATGTGTGCTTAATTGTAGTCATGGAGCTTTAGCATATAATTTGCGTGAGGGCACTCCTGAAGAAATTTTTAAAGAGATAAAGGCTGAGCTCATACTGCTAAGGAATATTGGTGGTATTACTTTGTCAGGCGGAGAGCCAATGCTGCAGTACCTTGAAGCTAAAGAACTTCTTAAACTGTGTAAAGGGATGGGAGCTCATACCGCTATAGAAACATCAGGCGCAGTAAATATTAAGTGTTTTGAGGAACTGCTTGAGTATGTTGATTGCTGGCTTTTTGGCTTAAAACAGACAGACGCTGAAAAATGCTGTGCTATGACGGGTGCAGACTTTAACAACATAGAGCAAAACTTGAACTTTCTTGCAAGTTTGGTGCCGGATAAAATAATTATAAGGACGCCGATAATTGAAGGGTTTACAGATGATATTTATAATATACAAAGAATATACGAAATAATGCTCTCACATTCTTTGAACACAATAGAGCTGCTTCCTTATAATCCTCATACCGGACACTATTATAAAGCAATGGGGAAGGACTTTGATGAACAAAAGTTCAAATTACCGTCAGAAGACATATTAAAGAATATAGTAAATATCCTAAAGCTTAAAGGTATTAATATAAAATTGCTTGTGTAG
- a CDS encoding pyruvate formate lyase family protein: MESDMTGRGSTLRVQKLLKELLNRAFSDRSAEWFEDSMFPPVRNENRSIIERRALSFKLMLEAMVSKENSKTTNTYLIKEGELIVGNIPMGSVGFGKVYPQYLTEEEKRLISAANRDMQSTFGHNIPDHKKVLTKGLNWLIRFCTDKINETSICSTIREYRKGRKIEFYNSVIICCNAVIKYAEAFADLADEYAGKEKDVSRQMELKEIARICRKVPANPAETFHEAIQSVYFIHLALHSTLDYISLGRLDQTLDPYLKKDLRKGIITEDKALELYECLLIKCAERINTNPAYFLKQDHSSFGGVFGDSPVFLDQIASANNFLQNIVLGGLTKEGKDASNLSTFLILRASGNLGLPTPIINIRLNKDSSPEIIKETVRSLRNGRNGMPAVFNDDIIVEGLRKNGIPLKDCRDYGVDGCWEPILNAKCDWVFGMVNFLTILECSLNAGCTFTTDPSLLRGVKISHITQSAEEIKNFNELMENVKSNIQFFVDKTAIQAYSFYSVEGSVNPTPFLSSLLGGCLEAGMDKTWGGTEYHISGLLAVAMPNCANALANIKKYVFEERRFTLTQVVDALKNNFNGYEEMKNTFWSDNNKFGNNSKEADEMMKELLDYLYNAGINAKRLCDETFIAIPQKDFEKICSNRTICHYEGLSMHEKYGKRFNMIFNLGCGTFGQYTLMGKSAGASADGRGRGEPVAANLSPVTGTMRNGVGNAIASLRDLELGRFPAGAAIDFCLDDTDDGTDEAYYENIIREFIGENGSIMTITFADAAELDKAFNVCEAVRSGEKSAEALHPYAHIAVRVGGFNAPFVTIPREQQLTYLSRITK; the protein is encoded by the coding sequence ATGGAATCTGATATGACAGGGCGAGGTTCTACATTACGTGTTCAGAAACTTTTAAAAGAATTATTGAATAGGGCTTTTTCGGATAGATCTGCTGAATGGTTTGAAGATAGTATGTTTCCTCCTGTTCGAAACGAAAACCGTTCCATAATTGAAAGGCGTGCATTAAGTTTCAAGCTAATGCTTGAGGCAATGGTTTCAAAAGAAAACTCAAAAACGACAAATACCTATCTCATAAAAGAGGGTGAACTTATCGTTGGCAATATTCCCATGGGCTCTGTGGGTTTTGGAAAGGTTTACCCCCAGTATCTCACGGAAGAAGAAAAAAGGCTTATTTCTGCTGCCAACCGTGATATGCAATCCACATTCGGACATAATATACCTGATCATAAAAAAGTGCTTACGAAAGGTCTCAATTGGCTGATCCGGTTTTGCACTGATAAAATAAATGAAACTTCAATCTGCAGTACAATTAGAGAATACAGAAAAGGTAGAAAAATTGAGTTTTACAATTCTGTTATCATATGCTGCAATGCAGTTATAAAATATGCGGAGGCCTTTGCAGATCTGGCAGATGAATATGCTGGTAAGGAAAAAGATGTTTCAAGGCAAATGGAATTAAAGGAAATTGCGAGAATATGCAGAAAGGTGCCTGCAAACCCCGCAGAAACCTTCCATGAAGCTATACAGAGTGTGTATTTTATACATCTGGCTTTGCACAGCACTTTAGATTATATCTCATTGGGAAGACTCGACCAGACCCTTGATCCGTACCTTAAGAAAGACCTGAGAAAAGGAATTATTACTGAAGATAAAGCTCTGGAGCTTTACGAGTGTCTGCTCATAAAATGTGCTGAAAGAATAAACACAAACCCTGCATACTTCTTGAAACAGGACCACTCTTCCTTTGGAGGAGTGTTTGGGGATAGTCCTGTATTCTTGGATCAGATAGCTTCTGCAAATAATTTTCTCCAGAATATCGTGTTAGGAGGTCTTACCAAAGAAGGAAAAGACGCTTCAAATTTAAGTACGTTTTTAATATTGCGCGCATCCGGCAATTTAGGGCTTCCTACTCCAATTATAAATATAAGATTAAATAAAGATAGTTCTCCTGAAATAATAAAGGAAACTGTAAGGTCTCTAAGGAATGGCAGAAACGGTATGCCGGCGGTGTTCAACGATGACATAATAGTAGAAGGTCTAAGAAAAAACGGAATACCGTTAAAAGACTGCCGTGATTATGGGGTTGATGGGTGTTGGGAACCAATATTAAATGCCAAATGTGATTGGGTTTTTGGAATGGTAAACTTTCTAACAATACTTGAGTGTAGTTTGAATGCAGGCTGTACCTTTACTACAGATCCAAGCCTTTTAAGAGGTGTAAAAATCAGCCATATAACCCAAAGTGCTGAGGAGATAAAGAATTTTAATGAGCTAATGGAAAATGTAAAGAGTAACATCCAGTTTTTTGTCGACAAGACAGCTATTCAGGCCTATTCTTTTTACAGTGTAGAGGGCTCTGTCAATCCCACTCCGTTCTTATCTTCTCTTCTTGGAGGTTGCCTTGAAGCAGGAATGGATAAGACCTGGGGTGGCACTGAATATCATATTTCAGGGCTTCTTGCCGTGGCGATGCCAAACTGTGCGAATGCTCTTGCAAATATAAAGAAATATGTATTTGAGGAAAGAAGATTTACCCTTACACAGGTAGTCGATGCTCTAAAAAATAATTTCAACGGCTATGAAGAAATGAAAAATACTTTCTGGAGTGATAATAATAAATTTGGAAACAACAGCAAGGAAGCTGATGAAATGATGAAGGAGTTATTGGACTATTTATATAATGCAGGAATTAATGCAAAGAGACTTTGTGACGAAACCTTTATAGCAATTCCACAAAAGGATTTTGAAAAAATTTGCAGCAATCGCACTATCTGCCATTATGAAGGTTTATCGATGCATGAAAAATACGGCAAAAGATTTAATATGATATTCAATCTGGGCTGCGGTACATTTGGCCAGTATACACTTATGGGTAAAAGTGCAGGAGCCTCGGCTGATGGCAGAGGCAGAGGTGAGCCTGTTGCAGCAAACCTATCACCAGTAACCGGAACTATGAGAAATGGAGTGGGAAATGCTATTGCTTCATTAAGAGACCTGGAGCTTGGTAGATTTCCGGCAGGTGCAGCCATTGACTTCTGCCTTGATGATACTGATGACGGGACTGATGAAGCATACTATGAAAATATTATAAGAGAATTCATTGGTGAAAACGGAAGTATTATGACTATAACCTTTGCAGATGCTGCTGAATTGGATAAAGCCTTCAATGTATGTGAAGCAGTGAGAAGCGGAGAAAAATCTGCGGAAGCATTACATCCATATGCACATATTGCGGTAAGAGTTGGCGGCTTTAATGCGCCGTTTGTTACAATACCCAGAGAACAGCAGTTGACTTATTTGAGCAGGATTACAAAATAA
- a CDS encoding DUF2278 family protein, whose product MPLKGYGVLKSQPISTMVARDSAHLEIHTVDEEKHYRIAVNARSQTVPPELRYIIFDSFKHPITNKLPGLDNGFTLLQNTPQGGGLDYIRGNLFDYHDMKIAHHIAGSDNELLYTIQKYVDNAVGTKDAAIYAFGQSWGPESKRDQYFGFKPGGGIHDIHMNQGNAGRWMNDNGVWQDGGMFIHFPAEDRWVAIFLAFQSQSFHTDDKTGHPIEDVRCPEENTVIIVAALLNPIAGTQSISILNTTPDEIDLSGWALADINKNRLSLSGTIGTGNFMTIPVSNTNFDLPDSGGIISILDSSGIKINGVKYTAAEYSGNGRTFKF is encoded by the coding sequence ATGCCATTAAAAGGTTATGGAGTATTGAAGTCCCAACCTATTTCCACTATGGTTGCAAGAGATTCTGCTCATCTGGAAATTCATACGGTGGATGAAGAAAAACACTATAGAATAGCTGTTAATGCAAGATCCCAGACAGTTCCGCCAGAACTGAGGTATATCATTTTTGACAGTTTCAAACACCCAATTACAAACAAGCTGCCGGGGCTCGATAATGGTTTTACGCTATTGCAAAACACGCCTCAGGGAGGTGGACTGGACTATATCAGAGGGAATCTTTTTGATTACCATGATATGAAGATAGCCCATCACATAGCAGGCTCTGATAATGAATTATTATATACTATTCAAAAATATGTAGATAATGCTGTTGGAACTAAAGATGCTGCAATATATGCTTTTGGGCAGAGCTGGGGACCGGAAAGTAAACGCGATCAGTACTTTGGTTTCAAACCAGGAGGCGGAATCCACGATATACATATGAACCAGGGGAACGCTGGAAGATGGATGAATGATAATGGTGTATGGCAGGACGGGGGAATGTTTATACATTTTCCGGCAGAGGACAGGTGGGTAGCTATATTTCTTGCATTTCAGTCTCAAAGCTTCCATACAGATGATAAAACAGGCCATCCTATTGAGGATGTTAGATGTCCGGAAGAAAACACGGTTATTATCGTTGCAGCATTGCTTAATCCTATTGCCGGTACTCAAAGTATAAGTATTCTCAATACTACTCCGGATGAAATTGACCTTTCAGGATGGGCTCTTGCGGATATAAACAAGAATAGGCTTTCATTGAGCGGGACCATTGGCACAGGTAACTTTATGACTATCCCTGTATCAAATACTAATTTTGATCTGCCAGATTCAGGCGGAATAATATCAATTCTTGACAGCTCCGGAATAAAAATTAATGGTGTCAAATATACAGCTGCTGAATATTCTGGTAATGGACGGACTTTTAAATTCTAA